Proteins found in one Candidatus Eremiobacteraceae bacterium genomic segment:
- a CDS encoding GNAT family N-acetyltransferase, which translates to MTDSVSYHLLSTCPVDDAVGAWNDGFAGYFSDMTTTPDVFERRMRQDGIVAEASILAYAGDRPVGIALNAIADVHGIRQAWNGGTAVAEDFRGKGVARELLRRSIELYAEHRVGLATLEARSENARAIALYLKFGYRRNGELYGLAAHRPRLDAFGDGAEVEFVAPERLTSVPFYQKNAQWSTLWPNARGATAIIVAQRGAPFAYVLFRRSQDKKSGEPVIRILQAACADDGPALRAALGALFAHHRDVSDYLAYNIPGSNRRGLEVLREAGFEAVWDQVWMIREFLTAR; encoded by the coding sequence ATGACCGACTCCGTGTCGTACCACCTGCTCTCGACGTGTCCTGTCGACGACGCCGTCGGCGCGTGGAACGACGGTTTTGCCGGCTACTTCTCCGACATGACCACCACGCCGGACGTCTTCGAACGACGAATGCGGCAAGACGGAATCGTGGCGGAGGCGTCGATCCTCGCATACGCGGGCGACAGACCGGTCGGCATAGCGCTGAACGCCATCGCCGACGTCCATGGAATCCGGCAAGCGTGGAACGGCGGCACGGCCGTCGCCGAAGATTTCAGAGGCAAGGGCGTTGCGCGTGAATTGCTTCGCCGCTCCATCGAGCTGTATGCGGAGCATCGCGTCGGTCTCGCGACGCTTGAGGCGCGGTCGGAGAATGCGCGCGCCATCGCGTTGTATTTGAAGTTCGGCTACCGTCGCAATGGCGAACTATACGGGTTGGCCGCGCACCGGCCGCGGCTCGACGCGTTCGGGGATGGCGCGGAAGTTGAATTCGTCGCGCCCGAGCGGTTGACGAGCGTGCCCTTCTACCAAAAAAACGCGCAGTGGTCCACTTTATGGCCCAATGCCCGCGGTGCGACGGCGATCATCGTCGCGCAACGCGGCGCGCCGTTTGCGTATGTGCTGTTCCGAAGGAGTCAGGATAAGAAGTCGGGCGAACCGGTCATCCGCATTCTCCAAGCCGCTTGCGCAGACGACGGCCCTGCGTTGCGCGCGGCGCTCGGCGCCCTCTTCGCGCATCACCGCGATGTATCGGACTATCTCGCCTACAATATTCCCGGCTCGAACCGGCGGGGTCTGGAAGTTCTCCGCGAAGCCGGCTTCGAAGCGGTCTGGGATCAGGTCTGGATGATCCGCGAATTCCTCACTGCACGATGA